The following are encoded together in the Bacillus cereus group sp. RP43 genome:
- a CDS encoding DUF3986 family protein: protein MEKYDPSKHYHIGYYEDGYDLEVTAYKRINEPIWDAYIPHYEADDFYKKVEKMKLGEYIDDYGIKVYSFNDDIDDEEARYIFEKWLKTNRIV from the coding sequence ATCCTAGTAAACATTATCACATCGGATATTATGAAGATGGATATGATTTAGAAGTGACAGCGTACAAAAGAATAAATGAACCAATTTGGGATGCCTATATTCCACACTATGAGGCAGATGATTTTTACAAAAAAGTGGAGAAAATGAAGCTAGGTGAATATATAGATGACTATGGCATAAAAGTATATTCATTTAATGATGATATTGATGATGAAGAAGCACGATACATTTTTGAAAAATGGTTAAAAA